Proteins found in one Coffea eugenioides isolate CCC68of chromosome 5, Ceug_1.0, whole genome shotgun sequence genomic segment:
- the LOC113770959 gene encoding ribosomal RNA small subunit methyltransferase nep-1-like isoform X2 → MVTAHGLPRGFPYRLIYNQRSLWVKRRRRKSILRPCSAEKLLSHSTKELEPEKEYEHAVSKGEERKKDMAKARKEETKAGDSEDVLPGIPPVPSSNHPKSGVAFVLEKASLVPAYVGRTYEILNPDKHADFLRKKNMNPYDYRPDIVHEILVDILGSRLNMAGMVQAVFVKTDLGHLIKIKPHVRIPPTLGKFCAMMSQLLQKFSIKARGGGEKLMQLIDNPLVKHLPVNSRIIGLSVSSPKAVRLRDYVDDVGNDCTPVFVIGAMAHGKINSDYTDDLISGVCVRRICYELERKWRIL, encoded by the exons ATGGTTACTGCACATGGACTGCCTCGAGGTTTTCCTTATCGACTTATCTATAATCAGCGGAGTCTTTG ggTAAAAAGAAGACGGAGGAAAAGCATATTGCGTCCTTGTTCAGCGGAGAAACTTCTAAGTCATTCTACAAAAGAGCTTGAACCAGAGAAAGAATATGAACATGCTGTGAGCAAAGGtgaggaaaggaagaaagacaTGGCAAAAGCCAGAAAAGAGGAGACAAAAGCTGGTGACTCTGAGGATGTACTTCCAGGGATTCCACCAGTTCCTTCGAGCAACCACCCAAAGTCTGGTGTAGCATTTGTTCTTGAAAAAGCTTCACTTGTGCCTGCTTATGTCGGAAGG ACATACGAGATATTGAATCCAGACAAGCATGCTGATTTTTTAAGAAAGAAGAACATGAATCCTTATGATTACAGACCTGATATTGTCCATGAG ATTCTCGTTGATATACTGGGCAGCCGACTTAATATGGCTGGTATGGTTCAGGCTGTGTTTGTTAAAACTGATCTAGGGCATCTTATCAAAATCAAGCCACATGTACGCATACCACCGACATTGGGCAAATTTTGTGCTATGATGT CCCAGTTGTTGCAGAAGTTTAGTATCAAAGCTAGGGGTGGGGGTGAGAAACTAATGCAGTTGATTGACAACCCTTTGGTCAAGCATTTGCCTGTTAATTCTCGAATAATAG GGCTTTCTGTTAGTTCACCAAAGGCTGTAAGGTTGCGGGACTATGTTGATGATGTGGGCAATGATTGCACTCCTGTATTTGTG ATTGGTGCCATGGCTCATGGGAAAATTAATAGTGACTACACAGATGATCTTATATCAG GTGTCTGTGTGAGACGTATATGCTACGAATTGGAGAGGAAATGGAGGATCTTATGA
- the LOC113770959 gene encoding ribosomal RNA small subunit methyltransferase nep-1-like isoform X1, whose protein sequence is MVTAHGLPRGFPYRLIYNQRSLWVKRRRRKSILRPCSAEKLLSHSTKELEPEKEYEHAVSKGEERKKDMAKARKEETKAGDSEDVLPGIPPVPSSNHPKSGVAFVLEKASLVPAYVGRTYEILNPDKHADFLRKKNMNPYDYRPDIVHEILVDILGSRLNMAGMVQAVFVKTDLGHLIKIKPHVRIPPTLGKFCAMMSQLLQKFSIKARGGGEKLMQLIDNPLVKHLPVNSRIIGLSVSSPKAVRLRDYVDDVGNDCTPVFVIGAMAHGKINSDYTDDLISVSALPLSAGVCVRRICYELERKWRIL, encoded by the exons ATGGTTACTGCACATGGACTGCCTCGAGGTTTTCCTTATCGACTTATCTATAATCAGCGGAGTCTTTG ggTAAAAAGAAGACGGAGGAAAAGCATATTGCGTCCTTGTTCAGCGGAGAAACTTCTAAGTCATTCTACAAAAGAGCTTGAACCAGAGAAAGAATATGAACATGCTGTGAGCAAAGGtgaggaaaggaagaaagacaTGGCAAAAGCCAGAAAAGAGGAGACAAAAGCTGGTGACTCTGAGGATGTACTTCCAGGGATTCCACCAGTTCCTTCGAGCAACCACCCAAAGTCTGGTGTAGCATTTGTTCTTGAAAAAGCTTCACTTGTGCCTGCTTATGTCGGAAGG ACATACGAGATATTGAATCCAGACAAGCATGCTGATTTTTTAAGAAAGAAGAACATGAATCCTTATGATTACAGACCTGATATTGTCCATGAG ATTCTCGTTGATATACTGGGCAGCCGACTTAATATGGCTGGTATGGTTCAGGCTGTGTTTGTTAAAACTGATCTAGGGCATCTTATCAAAATCAAGCCACATGTACGCATACCACCGACATTGGGCAAATTTTGTGCTATGATGT CCCAGTTGTTGCAGAAGTTTAGTATCAAAGCTAGGGGTGGGGGTGAGAAACTAATGCAGTTGATTGACAACCCTTTGGTCAAGCATTTGCCTGTTAATTCTCGAATAATAG GGCTTTCTGTTAGTTCACCAAAGGCTGTAAGGTTGCGGGACTATGTTGATGATGTGGGCAATGATTGCACTCCTGTATTTGTG ATTGGTGCCATGGCTCATGGGAAAATTAATAGTGACTACACAGATGATCTTATATCAG TTTCTGCACTTCCTTTGAGTGCAGGTGTCTGTGTGAGACGTATATGCTACGAATTGGAGAGGAAATGGAGGATCTTATGA